One Cryptomeria japonica chromosome 9, Sugi_1.0, whole genome shotgun sequence genomic window carries:
- the LOC131050693 gene encoding uncharacterized protein LOC131050693, translating to MKPILLVILLFTLPFISARKHELSAKIMQLSTDDYHHYNKKVGKYRAVNFNRRMLKEVSYSFMEDDDNDDDIGGRHSYAKKNVGAASPVHMFRHGFSFRSVPSRPNPIQNRYRPGSGC from the exons ATGAAGCCAATCTTGCTTGTTATCTTGCTTTTCACTCTGCCATTCATCTCAGCGCGTAAACATGAGTTGTCAGCTAAAATAATGCAACTCTCCACAGATGATTATCATCATTACAACAAGAAGGTGGGGAAATATCGTGCAGTGAATTTCAATAGAAGGATGTTGAAGGAAGTATCTTACTCTTTTAtggaagatgatgataatgatgatgatattGGTGGTCGTCATTCTTATGCCAAGAAAAATGTGGGTGCTGCAAGTCCCGTGCACATGTTCAGACATGGGTTCAGCTTTCGAAGTGTTCCTAGCCGCCCTAATCCTATACAGAACAG GTATCGACCTGGCTCTGGTTGCTGA